CCCTCGGGTTCGTGTTCCACGAACAATCCCCCCGCCACGTGACGCCGGAAGATGCCGCCGGCATCATCGCCGGGCTGCCCCCCTTCGTGCAGACGGTGGGGCTCTTCGTGAACCGTCCCCTGGAATTGGTCAACGAAACGGCCGCCCGCTGCCGCCTCGACCTGGTTCAGCTCCATGGCGACGAATCTCCCGAGTTCTGCGACGCCGTAGAACGCCGGGTGATCAAGGCGTTCCGGGTGAAGGATGTTACGAGCCTAGACCCCATCAAGAACTACCGCGTTGCGGCCCATCTCCTCGATGCCTACTCCCCCAAGGCCTACGGCGGCACCGGCCTCACCTTCAACTGGGATATCGCCGCGGTGGCCAAGGAATTCGGCCCGGTCATCCTCGCCGGCGGCCTCACTCCTGACAACGTGCGGGAGGCGGTGGAAGCTGTTCAGCCCTACGCCGTGGATGTCTCGGGTGGCGTGGAGAGCGCGCCGGGGAAGAAGGATGCGGCGAAAGTGCGGGAGTTTATTCGGCGGGCGAAGGGGTGTTGAGCTTTATGCAGAGTGAAGAAATGAATCTGGTAAGGGGACGGAATGTATTTCCATCCCCTTTCTTGTGTGAAATAGAGGGGCTGGTTGCCATGAAATATAAATAAATCTGCCCTGGCTTGAACTGACGGCTGGATGTAAGAATTTGGGATAAATGTTCCATAGGGGTGGATCACCGGGTCACACGCGCGCGCGTGAACCGGTCAATTACGAGTTGGACACAAAAGGAAAGTTAAGAAAAATTATGTAGATACCGATTCTTCGATTCTGCGAGCTGGTAAGAAAGCGAGGATTTCCTCGGTCTTTGCCCTGACGCCACGCCTCGTTTTTACTACCAAATCTGCATTAACTAGGAAATTTATGTCTCGTTCGATGGTCCGTTTAGTCTTACCAACGTAGGCAGAAGAGACGCGGTGACTGACCTCTGTTATCTCGCTCAAAGGTATGACCCCCTCCTTACGGGAGAGGTCCAAAACCAAGTGTCTACGTCTTACATCAGCCGGCGTGTTCTGGTCCTTGAAAAATTCGTGGACATAGTTGCGCCAAGCGACATCGAACTGCTGATGCCGAATTGTAGTCACCTGCTCACGAAGGCCATCAACGTAGCCTTGAACGGCATACTGGATGAAAGGGATGAGATCGCCTCCCGATTTACTCGCCCTATCCAACTCTAAGTAGTACTGGTGTCGAGTCTGATTATAGTGGTTGGTTAATAGTTGAGCGGAGGGCAAAGGAACCCCGGAGCATAAGAGAATTTTGAATTCAATCAAACGGGCAGTTCTGCCGTTTCCATCCGCGAAGGGGTGAATCCATGCAAAATAGACATGAGCTACAATAGACTTAATGATATTGAATGCGATTATATTGCTGTCAAACGGGACTAGCGTCTCGTTTAGCCATTGGACATACCGATCCATCAAATAACGACAGTCTTGAGCAGGGGCCGCGCGGTAACTGCCTACCCCTACCGAGTGTGCGCGGAACTCACCGGGTGTAACATCGTCACCCAAAGGTAGCTTACGTAATACTGCCTTGTTAAATTCTTTAATCTCGTCGACAGTGATTGCAACATCACAGCCGTTAAACAAGCGATCCGCGATTTCATTGCAGGCATCAATGATATTATCCAGTTCCTGACCCAGATATTCCTTTGAAGGTGGCAGTTTGAGATCACCCTTGACGCGCTTCAGAGCCTCCTCTTCGGAAAGTGTATTGCCTTCAATAGCGGTTGTGGCCAATACGCCTTTAGCGAGATAAATTTGGTGCAGTTCACGAGCGGTTGCAGGACGTAACGGCACACCTGAGATGTGTTCACATTTGGACTGTGCTTCACCCAAGGCGACCCAAACTGAAGAAGGAATTCGTTGGAGGTTAAGATGAAAGTTAATCCAAGGATGTGTCTTCTCATATGTCATTTTTGTTGTCATAACTTATTCCTATAATTGTGTAGCTATATCTGAAGTTTATATTTTATTGTGCGCCGTTATGACGTTTTTGATGTCGCAATTATATCGATTAAACGTAGGCTGTCAACGGGAATTTAAAAGCATGTTCCAACGAGTCCAGTGGACCGGACGCAATAAAACCTGCGCCGGTCACCGTCCAGCCGTTGTACGCAACCACAGGATCCACAATGATAGAAGCTACCGGCAACATCTGGGCTCATCTCGGAGACTCGATCATCTGCATCACCACCAACGGCCACCTGACAAAGAAGGGGGAGGCCGTTCTGGGGCGCGGTTGCGCCCGGCAGGCCATGGAGCGGTTCCCTGATTTGCCGGCGCGTCTCGGTGCGTTGCTGTCCGAAGGGGGGAACCACGTCCACGCCATCGGCGACGGCCTTGTCAGCTTTCCCGTGGAGGAGAGCCCGTGGGCAAATCCCGATCTGCGGCTCATCCGGCGGTCTGCGGAAGAGCTGCGGATGCTTGCGGACCGCGAGGGGTGGACCCGCATCATCGTCCCCCGCCCCGGATGCGGCGGTGGCGGCCTGGAGTGGCAGGATGTGCGGCCGCTCCTGGCGGATATCCTTGACGACCGGTTTACGGTGATCGCTATCCCTTGATGTTTACGCTGGCGGCACACTGGCTCCGCTGCTCTCCCAGTCTATTATCGTAAAAATTCATGCTTGTTTTGACCCCTTTAGGGGCCTATATTATGGCTTGTGGATGGATCAAGATAAGGAGTCAGCCCATGAAACCCATCTCGGTCACAAACGATATAATCCCCATTGCCGAGTTCAAGTCCGGCATCTCAAGGTGGTTCAAGGACCTTCAGAAATCGGGACATCCCCTGATTATCACGCAGAACGGCAAGCCGGCCGGAGTGCTGCTGTCGCCGGACGACTACGACGAGTTGGTGTACAAGAAATCGTTTCTCGATTCCGTTGCCAGGGGAATCGCCGATGCTGAGAGCGGAAAGACTTACAGCGCCGATGAAATCAGGGCGACCCTGGCCGCCAGAAGAAGCAATGGATAATCTGGGATGAAGATCAGATGGACCCACGAAGCCCTTGAGCAACTGATCGAAATCGAGGAGTTCATTTCAAAAGACAGCGCCGGAAGGGCCGCGTCTTTTGTCGAGCGGATCATTGAACACGTCGAGGATTCCTTGCCTGAAAACCCCCGGGTGGGAAGGATTGTCCCTGAAATCGCCAATCCCGACATACGGGAACTGATATTCAGGAAATATCGAATTGTCTACCGGCTTACGGAAAGCGTTATTGAAATACTATCCGTTTTTGAAGGCCACCGATTGCTGCGCATTGACGAACTAGAATAATCACGCTGGAGGATATATATGAAATTTCCCGACAAGCAGGGCCACTTCGGCCAATTCGGCGGCCGGTACGTGCCGGAGACGCTCATGCCGGCGCTCCTGGAACTGGAGAAGGCCTACAACCACTACAAGCACGACCGCGAGTTCAAGGAGGAGTTCGACTACTACCTCCGGCAGTACGTGGGGCGCCCCAATCCCCTCTACTATGCCGAAAAGCTCACGAAGAAGCTGGGCGGCGCGAAAATTTACCTGAAGCGGGAGGACCTGAACCATACCGGCGCCCACAAGGTGAACAACACCATCGGCCAGGGGCTACTGGCCAAGCGGATGGGGAAGAAGCGGGTCATCGCCGAGACCGGCGCGGGGCAGCACGGGGTGGCAACGGCCACCATCGCGGCCCTCTTCGGCATGGAGTGCGAGGTGTTCATGGGCGAGGAGGATACCCGGCGCCAGGCCCTGAACGTCTTCCGGATGAAGCTCCTGGGGGCAAAGGTCACGCCGGTGACCGCCGGTACCGCTACCCTCAAGGACGCCATGAACGAGGCGCTGCGCAACTGGGTGACCAATGTTCACAATACCTTTTATGTGATCGGTACCGTGGCGGGGCCCCATCCCTATCCTGCCATGGTGCGCGATTTCCAGGCGATAATCGGCAGGGAGGCCAAGGCTCAGCATAAAAAGGTGGAAGGTCGGCTCCCCGACGTGCTTGTGGCCTGCGTTGGCGGCGGCAGCAACGCCCTGGGGCTCTTTTACCCGTTCCTGAAGGATGAGGGGGTGCGGATAATAGGCGTGGAAGCGGCGGGGCACGGCATCGCTTCCGGCGCCCATGCGGCACCGCTCTGCGCCGGGAAGGTGGGAGTTCTCCACGGCAACAAGACCTATCTCCTCCAGGACGAGTTCGGGCAGATAAGCAATGCCCACTCCGTCTCCGCCGGTCTCGATTACCCCGGTGTCGGTCCCGAGCATTCCTGGCTGAAGGATTCAGGGCGCGCCGAGTATGTTTCGGTCACCGATGATGAGGCCCTGGCGGCGTTTTCGCTCCTGACGCGGGAGGAGGGGATCATGCCGGCGCTGGAGTCGTCCCATGCCATAGCCCAGGTGGTGAAGCTTGCCCCGACGCTGCCTAAGGAGCAGACGATCGTTGTTTGCCTCTCCGGCCGGGGGGACAAGGATATCCACACTGTGGCGGACGTCATGGGGGTAAGTTTTCAGTAGGTGCGAAAGAGGAGCGCAGTACTCAAAAATCACGCATAACATCTTGAAAAGACAGGGGAATATTAAAAAATAGCTTGACATTTCCAGTTGTTCTATCGTATAACAC
The nucleotide sequence above comes from Geobacter benzoatilyticus. Encoded proteins:
- a CDS encoding type II toxin-antitoxin system RelE/ParE family toxin; translation: MKIRWTHEALEQLIEIEEFISKDSAGRAASFVERIIEHVEDSLPENPRVGRIVPEIANPDIRELIFRKYRIVYRLTESVIEILSVFEGHRLLRIDELE
- the trpB gene encoding tryptophan synthase subunit beta — protein: MKFPDKQGHFGQFGGRYVPETLMPALLELEKAYNHYKHDREFKEEFDYYLRQYVGRPNPLYYAEKLTKKLGGAKIYLKREDLNHTGAHKVNNTIGQGLLAKRMGKKRVIAETGAGQHGVATATIAALFGMECEVFMGEEDTRRQALNVFRMKLLGAKVTPVTAGTATLKDAMNEALRNWVTNVHNTFYVIGTVAGPHPYPAMVRDFQAIIGREAKAQHKKVEGRLPDVLVACVGGGSNALGLFYPFLKDEGVRIIGVEAAGHGIASGAHAAPLCAGKVGVLHGNKTYLLQDEFGQISNAHSVSAGLDYPGVGPEHSWLKDSGRAEYVSVTDDEALAAFSLLTREEGIMPALESSHAIAQVVKLAPTLPKEQTIVVCLSGRGDKDIHTVADVMGVSFQ
- a CDS encoding Fic family protein encodes the protein MTTKMTYEKTHPWINFHLNLQRIPSSVWVALGEAQSKCEHISGVPLRPATARELHQIYLAKGVLATTAIEGNTLSEEEALKRVKGDLKLPPSKEYLGQELDNIIDACNEIADRLFNGCDVAITVDEIKEFNKAVLRKLPLGDDVTPGEFRAHSVGVGSYRAAPAQDCRYLMDRYVQWLNETLVPFDSNIIAFNIIKSIVAHVYFAWIHPFADGNGRTARLIEFKILLCSGVPLPSAQLLTNHYNQTRHQYYLELDRASKSGGDLIPFIQYAVQGYVDGLREQVTTIRHQQFDVAWRNYVHEFFKDQNTPADVRRRHLVLDLSRKEGVIPLSEITEVSHRVSSAYVGKTKRTIERDINFLVNADLVVKTRRGVRAKTEEILAFLPARRIEESVST
- a CDS encoding ADP-ribose-binding protein, coding for MIEATGNIWAHLGDSIICITTNGHLTKKGEAVLGRGCARQAMERFPDLPARLGALLSEGGNHVHAIGDGLVSFPVEESPWANPDLRLIRRSAEELRMLADREGWTRIIVPRPGCGGGGLEWQDVRPLLADILDDRFTVIAIP
- a CDS encoding type II toxin-antitoxin system Phd/YefM family antitoxin; the encoded protein is MKPISVTNDIIPIAEFKSGISRWFKDLQKSGHPLIITQNGKPAGVLLSPDDYDELVYKKSFLDSVARGIADAESGKTYSADEIRATLAARRSNG
- a CDS encoding phosphoribosylanthranilate isomerase, with product MVRVKICGITSLEDALMAVAAGADALGFVFHEQSPRHVTPEDAAGIIAGLPPFVQTVGLFVNRPLELVNETAARCRLDLVQLHGDESPEFCDAVERRVIKAFRVKDVTSLDPIKNYRVAAHLLDAYSPKAYGGTGLTFNWDIAAVAKEFGPVILAGGLTPDNVREAVEAVQPYAVDVSGGVESAPGKKDAAKVREFIRRAKGC